Genomic segment of Panicum virgatum strain AP13 chromosome 9N, P.virgatum_v5, whole genome shotgun sequence:
ACAACTCTTTGGAGCATCGGTCAGACAAATGTGGtacatcacaattcacaaaacAAAATAACTGAAAATTCCTGTTTGCAGCACGACTTAGTACTTGAGATCCACCTCTGGTTTGTTGTTGCCTCTCAACTTCTTGCAAGGAAAATTCTAGCGGCAAAGGAAAAACACAGACCACCTAAGTTATGCTTCTAATGAATtgagagcagcagcaggagcaatgTTACAAGGAACGGCAGGTACATCACCGCCTCCAGAGAGGGAGGGAGTCGAGCTGAAATTACCTGGAGGCACATCGCCGCCTCCAGAGTGTTCCGGATGCAAGTGAGGTACAACCGCAGCGTATTGACCTGCGAGAATAGATTCACATTAATGCTGCCAGATGATGATGATTTAGCACACGCCGAAATGAAGCGCGGTCAGCATAAAAGGGCAAGCCAAAAAGATTTTGCTAGCAGTTTGAAGCCGAGAGATACAGAGGTGGCTGGAGGAAGAGTCGATTTGAGACCAAAATCGGCTAGATCTCACGGTTCAGGCAGATCCCGTTGCTCCGGAGGGGGCAAGGCGGTTGATGGAATCAAGGTGAGTGATTACCATGGTCGGCACGGCGCGTCGGGGTCGCTACCTGCCTGGGACGGAgtaggcggaggcggagggatGCTGTCGAGGAGAGAGTGGTGGTGGCCAGCGTGGAGGTGAGCGCGGTGGTCGGGAACCGGTTGGGAGGGTGGGAAAACCAGAGACGGGACGGGACTGCGGCGCACCTCGCCGCTGGTCGACGCGCTGCCGGCCTCCCCCGAGCCGCTCACGCTGCCGAACTTCCTCCGCCTCTTCCCGCACGTCTTCCATCTCCGCGCCCCGCTCCCGCTCTCCCTCTCGCTGACCCCCATCGTCGTGGACCTCAGCGCCGAGCTTACGCGTCGCGTCGAAGGCAGGCAGAGAGGgcaaggggaggggaggcggcggggaggctGAGAGGAGGGATGGAGcgagggaggggaggtggcggcggggagggagagagagggcggcGTCGAGGACGAAGGATTGGGTTCGGGTTGGGGGAAGGGGGCGGGGGGTGACCGGTTGGGTGGTGGGAGGGGGTGCTTGGAAAATCGCCTCAAGGTGGTTTCTGCAAAAATGACAGCACCATCGATTTTTCTcttctttgtgtcaaaataaattttgttacgAGGGTTTATCTGTAAAATATATGCACATGATTGCTGTACAGGTCGGACGTATTGGATTGGGTTGTGATTTATATGAAAATGAAGggtgtttttgaaaaatattcgGAGTTCACTGGAGATGCCACGCGTCCACCTTTTCCCGTGGAGTGCGTGGAGGAGAGCAAGGGCGAGTAGGTTTTAATCGAGCTGATGCTATCGAGCAGCCATTTCGTATCAATGTTATGCATTATTTGCTCAACTAAAAAATTCTGTTAAGTAAATATTATCTAATGAACGATAATTCAGGATGCTAACTTAAAAAGATTTTTTAGCAAGAAAAGACAACGCCCGCATGGGCGCGCGCGAATCACTAGTTTGGGTAAAGGCGGAAACGCCGAAACGGGCAGGGGCGACGCGCCGGGAGTGAGAGCGAGACTCCCCGGCGGGGCCAGCTCGCCGGTCGAAACGCCAGCGAGGCCGTGCGGTCTAGAGATGACAGCGGATCGGGTTCGGTGCGGTTATCCGCAGATTTCGGttttttgggttttgggtttggtgTTGGTTTTTCGTCCATGGTTTTCAGGTTCGGATTTGAGtttggtttcgggttcggtttcggattttggtttccacccgtgaatatccaatggatatccgaaacaaatcatttgaaattaaaactcatgttttataatatgTTAATGATAACTTGTTTATTTggactattaaatttattgaaagttgactcatgaaaatatttattatttgttacctcttgtttatacatgtgaatatgtgtatatttatccGCGGATTTCGGATATCCATTCGAGTTTCGGGTATCCGTGGGTTgggttttggtgatggatttccacccgaatcggtttcgggttcgggtttcgattTCAGGTTTCGGTTTTGAGTGCACGAAGACTCCACCCAATCCGAATCCGATCCGTTGCCATCCTTACCGCGGTCCCCTCCCGCATCCGGCATATCCCCCCTCCTAGAGGGCACCCCCGTCATTTCCCCGCGTCGTTGCGTGTCCGcggggcccgccgccggcgggcgcaCGTGCCAAGGACAGCACCAGGGACAGCGACGTCCGAGCGGGCGGAGGAACGTCCCTGCCCACGCGTCCCTCGCGGGCGGTGGGGACTGGGGACCGGGGCCGGCgcggggcgacgtggcccgcgcccgccccgccgcggtTGGTGGAGCGGGCGCGACGGCGCCGGACTgggcgggcgggggcgggcaCGTGACGTCGCCGCGACCGCGgcgtggctggctggctgcttCCCTTCTCTGTGGGCGGAGCCGCGGCCGGCCGAGGGCGGGATCGGGTGCGGCTGGCTGGGCGTTCGCTGTCTCGCGCGGGGCGGCAGCTCGGGGTTTGGGGAGCATGCCAGCGCGCCGCCCGCGCTCCAGATCAGCGGAGCGCCAGGCAGCCCACGACACGAGCGACGAGTGCCCGGCACGCATGGATCATGCCCAGCGGCGTGTGCGGTTGCAATGCACGCTACCGCACGTGCACTTGCACGAAAAAGGTGTAGCTTGCCTTTGTTAGAGAAAGCACGTGCTCTGTGCCTGCCTTGAACTTGAGCACCTCTGGGCTCTGGCAGAGGCTACGAGCTAAGTTTCAAGAACGACCCAACATGCTGGGTGATCTGGAAGCTTAGCTTAGGTTTCGTTTAGTTACCATgtaatatttttgaaataaaatctttgcacatttaaaatattaaatatagactaattataaaacaaattacagaactcgtctgtaaactacgagatgaatttattaaaactaattaattcatTGTTAGCACATGTGTACTGTACTAATTTATTGTCAAATCATAGTCtaattagacttattagattcgtctcacaattTAAAAGCAAACTGTGcagtttgttttttattttgtctagatttaatactacATGCGTATAAGATTCTCTTTTGATGTGAGTTTTGTAATCTtgaattttgaactaaataaaGTCTTAGACCGCCAGGGGAAAAAAATCAGTCTACTTCTCTGATTTTTCTACTAGTATATCTCTCTCttatctttttcatgagttggTGTATATCCACTCACACGGCTACTAGAAGGTTCTTCATCAAGCAACGCTGGCATTTTTTTTGAAGGGATGCAACGCtggcatttatttatttattttactagGATGCCACCGATCTTTCGAGTTTATTAATAATGTAGGGACCACCCATGACACGGCGAAGATCAGCTACCtctagtttctttttttttttgtcggaTACGGCGTAGGAGTATGCAAAATGCAACGCACGTCTCGATAGCGATCTGCCGACCTGGATATACGGACTGCTTCAACAGTTTCAAGAGAACGGTGGAGGGTCTAAAATTATAATGTACTATACGTGCCGGACCGTGCTAGTACACGTTAGCTTTTGTCTGGAGGACTGCAAGTGTGCATCCAGGTGCAGTCTCACCTGTGTGAATGCTCGCTGACCGAACCTTAAGATTTGGGACAGAAGAGAGAAAAAACAGGCTTGGGTACTGAACTGGCCGTCCAACGGAACGGACTCTGCTGTCTGGCTCCTCTTCTTCCACCTCtagcttttcttttttttttgagaaatctTCCACCTCTAGCTAAGCTACCTGTTGAGCTCTTTCTCACCGTTGGCCGTGTCTTCATCATGATCGACGGTTGGCGAGCCCGCCCGAAAGCAGCTCTTCGACGGCCCAAATTGTCGGGCGGCAAGCttgcgttttttttatttttttattttttatttccgttttttacaaaaatatattttcgatttggaaatttacaaaaatatacccagccgccccgctgccgggcggccgggacctggccgcccggctgccgggcagCAGGGGCTTACATGCAAAAAAAAGACGAAAACaaattgcagacaggtccctGGGAACTGGCCGCCCGACAGCTGGGCGGctggaattttttttgcaatttagcccttttcgtgaaataatttcacatatgtgtcttttttgtaactttttgcagaaatagaccctGGTGGTGGGCGCTGTAATATgtggcgccgagataacacgtcttggcgccacagatcacggcgccgaggtgccacgcacgcacaatcaatctagtgaatcttcgaacttacctttaatattttcggacatTTTCAGAAGACTAGAatactgtgaaccacacattaaatataacggtaagaattaagaactaaaaactgcattacacaatataaaccataggaattacatcataatacaacgttaatgaaacacacatcagacatgcagtggcatggcagaacccgttgcaactacggtaaacagattctgaactaagctaacatgccttaggtaatttagaaaaacacaacaaacacaacgatacaGCATGTGACTAGCAATAGGTAGTCGTAGCAGCcatacccccacgtagcaaactgcgttgagccttctccgcagtatccacccattgcaggtggtgcaggcggtggtgccggaggggcagggcccttcttcttgtgacaaaggcagttgcagtaaggaatagtgcatggttcatcctgtgaagcggcagcattgctggtatcatcatcttcgtcgtctttgttaccctcgctcaattcctcgtaatggtttaccttgcattccagatcaaagatctttatctggaggtactcgatgaactcctaaactgaatcaattggtgcaggatcga
This window contains:
- the LOC120692801 gene encoding uncharacterized protein LOC120692801 isoform X4, giving the protein MGVSERESGSGARRWKTCGKRRRKFGSVSGSGEAGSASTSGEVRRSPVPSLVFPPSQPVPDHRAHLHAGHHHSLLDSIPPPPPTPSQAGSDPDAPCRPWSIRCGCTSLASGTLWRRRCASRAME
- the LOC120692801 gene encoding uncharacterized protein LOC120692801 isoform X2, translated to MGVSERESGSGARRWKTCGKRRRKFGSVSGSGEAGSASTSGEVRRSPVPSLVFPPSQPVPDHRAHLHAGHHHSLLDSIPPPPPTPSQAGSDPDAPCRPWSIRCGCTSLASGTLWRRRCASSYCETLNW
- the LOC120692801 gene encoding uncharacterized protein LOC120692801 isoform X3 is translated as MGVSERESGSGARRWKTCGKRRRKFGSVSGSGEAGSASTSGEVRRSPVPSLVFPPSQPVPDHRAHLHAGHHHSLLDSIPPPPPTPSQAGSDPDAPCRPWSIRCGCTSLASGTLWRRRCASRIFLARS
- the LOC120692801 gene encoding uncharacterized protein LOC120692801 isoform X5, producing the protein MGVSERESGSGARRWKTCGKRRRKFGSVSGSGEAGSASTSGEVNTLRLYLTCIRNTLEAAMCLQGYGMTETCGIISLEYPEKGQARQFGSTRSLVSGVEAKIVDI
- the LOC120692801 gene encoding uncharacterized protein LOC120692801 isoform X1; amino-acid sequence: MEDVREEAEEVRQRERLGGGRQRVDQRRASLRLRLLRPRQVATPTRRADHGQYAAVVPHLHPEHSGGGDVPPEFSLQEVERQQQTRGGSQVLSRAANRNFQLFCFVNCDVPHLSDRCSKELLVHWYSVCEIIVSVMLR
- the LOC120692801 gene encoding uncharacterized protein LOC120692801 isoform X6 → MGVSERESGSGARRWKTCGKRRRKFGSVSGSGEAGSASTSGEVNTLRLYLTCIRNTLEAAMCLQNFPCKKLRGNNKPEVDLKY